One Anolis carolinensis isolate JA03-04 unplaced genomic scaffold, rAnoCar3.1.pri scaffold_13, whole genome shotgun sequence genomic window, ttctcaccctgaaggggactcagagcggcttataaattaaatttacatacaatattatattattaggatagcacaatactggcaataaattaccatattgtactatatctatatattacaatattattaatattgcatgtgatatataatatataatttatattatactgtattattagtattatattgtattacaaaataatattaatattatatgcatatacaatatattatatattgtaaattatgttgtatatatatatatatgcatgtgtgtatacatatatatatacatatacacacacacatatatacagtagagtctcgcttagccaatgtaaacgggccggcagaagcttggataagcgaatatcttggataataaggagggattaagaaaaagcctattaaacatcaaattaggttatgattttacaaattaagcagcagaacatcatgttatacaacaaatttgacaaaaaagttcattacacattaatgctatgtaataattactatatttatgaatttagcaccaaaatatcacaatgcattgaaaacgttgactacaaaaatgcattggataatccagaatgttggataagtgtgactctactgtatatataattagcaAAGCATGTCACATGATACCTTcattgattgactttgcagctacatggctactcaatgctaatcaagcttgctcattgcaacatccacacttgcttccaacagacaaggcttctttctcccaccctggacatcattccacagatatatgtacactccacttgcctcatttcaaacagatctctgagcaaacctctgagtatgcttgccacagatgcaggcaaaatgtcaggtgagaatgctactagaacatagTCATATAGCACGAAAAACTTGGCTTGATCTCCCATAATCAGCCCTTTGCATTCTTGATTTTGCCTCCTAGTTCCTCTTCAGGAGAAACGGCTCTTGGATGTGAAAGTTGGGCAGCTGCCGAGCTGGTTGGCCACTCGAGATTACACCCCGTTGGGGATTGCGAGAGGTATTCAAGGAGGTGAGTATTTGGAAGACCTTTGGTTCTGAGGTGCGGGTTTGTGCTTGGCTGGGAATAACAGGTTGTGGTTGAACATATCTGTAGAGAACAAGGTTCTAGAATAGATACGGGCAAACTTATTTATACGGGAGAAAGCTTTAGTTGAATTTTGTGCAATAGCTGAGTAGAAAGAAGCAAATGACTGAAGCATTATCCTCTAATTTCAGTTCACTAGTATGCACAAATATTTGCATGAAGAGCTTCAGTCTTGAAATACGTGGCATTTGAGCCTTTCTGCTCTTTTCTATTTAAGTGATTAATATTCTCCTGCCTTTGAATAAAAGTCCTGGGCAGTTGGCAAAGCTTGAAACAAAAATTGCAATAAGCACATTTTAAAGGTGGTTTTCCTGTACTAAAGTGTAGTCTCCTacaaggaaaaaaacaaattatAAGTCTCTGACTTTGCATATTTTTATTGATGAGATTGAGCTTTATATCCCTTAGCTGTCTCCGGAAATTATAagttatatgttgttgttgttttcactaGGTTATGACAGATTTGTCGCAAAGTACATTGATGTGAGGAGAGGCGGCATTGGCGGCATTGCCATGATGTTAACTGGTTATGTCATCATCAGCTACATCTGGAATTACAAGCATCTCAGTAAGGAAAGCTTAATATCATATAGTTGAGAACGAAtgttaaaaatgtgtttaatCCCATAATTACTCTCCTCGTTACAGAGAATACAGATGTTATTAGACTGTAATTCCAAGCAGGGGCAAGAGCTTTTGGAGTTGCAGTCTAGCATCTGGAGATTCTCTATTCCTGCATAATGGCACACACTAGTATTGTTCTGATTGTGCTCTTCCAACTTGAGCCTATGATTCGATCGAACTCTTCAGTTTTGAGCCATCTagcaacttagaatcatagaatcatagaatagtagagttggaagagacctcatgggccatccagtccaaccccctgccaagaagcaggaaatcgcattcaaagcacccccgacagatggccatccagcctctgcttaaaagcctccaaggaaggagcctccaccacagcccgggggagagagttccactgtcgaacagccctcacagtgaggaagttcttcctgatgttcaggtggaatctcctttcctgtagtttgaagccattgttccgtgtcctagtctgcagggcagcagaaaacaagcctgctccctcctccctatgacttcccttcacgtatttgtacatggctatcatgtctcctctcagccttctcttctgcaggctaaacatgcccagctctttaagccgctcctcatagggcttgttctccagacccttaatcattttagtcgccctcctctggacgctttccagcttgtcaacatctcccttcaactgtggtgcccaaaattggacacagtattcgagttgtggtctgaccaaggcagaatagagggggagcaggacttccctggatctagacgctattcccctattgatgcaggccagaatcccgttggcttttttagctgctgcatcacattgttggctcatgtttaacttgttgtccacgaggactccaaggtctttttcgcacacactgctgtcaagccaggcgtcccccattctgtatctttgatttccattttttctgccgaaatgaagtatcttgcatttgtccctgttgaacttcattttgttagtttcggcccatctctctagtttgtcaagatcattttgaattctgctcctgtcttctggagtgttagctatccctcccagttttgtgtcgtctgcaaacttgatgatcgtgccttctaacccttcgtctaagtcgttaataaagatgttgaacagaaccgggcccaggacggagccctgcggcactccacttgtcacttctttccatgatgaagatgacgcattggtgagcaccctttgggttcgttcgcttagccaattgcagatccacctaaccgtagttttgtctagcccacattttactagtttatttgccagaaggttgtgggggactttgtcgaaggccttactgaaatccaggtaggctacatccacagcattccctgtatcgacccaactcgtaactctatcgaaaaaagagatcagattagtctggcatgacttgtttttggtaaatccgtgttgactattagcaatgaccgcatttgtttctaagtgttcgcagaccacttccttgatgatcttttccagaatcttgcctggtatcgatgtgaggctgaccggacggtaattgtttgggtcgttcttttttcccttcttgaagatagggaccacattcgccctcctccaatctgctgggacttctcccgttctccaagaactctcgaagataattgctagtggttctgaaataacttccgctaattccttcaatactcttggatgtagctgatctggccctggggacttgaattcgtttagagaggccaggtgttcctggacaacttgtttccctatttggggttggagttcccccaatccttcgcccattccatgttgctgaggttgaagatggctttctttttgtgagaagaccgaggcaaagaaggcattgagcagttctgccttttccctgtcccctgtcgccatcaccccatcttctccttgcagaggccctatcgcctcctttttcttcctttttctaccaacgtaagcaaaaaagccttttttgttgttttttatgtccctggcaagcctgagctcattttgtgctttagccttgcgaaccttttccctacaggtgttggctatacgtttgaattcttctttggtgatttctccccttttccacttcttgtgcatgtcacttttgagctttagctcagttagaagttctttggacatccattctggcttctttgcacttgtcttatttttcttctttgttggcactgtttgcatttgcgccttgagtatttcacttttgaaaaactcccatccatccttaactcccttgttttttaatatcggcgtccatggaatgccgctcagtaattccttcattttttggaagtcagctctcttaaagtcgagaatgcgtgtttgacttgtcttagtttcagcattcctttgtattgcaaactccaggagcacatggtcacttgcccctaaggatccaaccacttcaactgtattgatcaggtcttcaacatttgttaagattagatcaagagttgctgatcctcttgttgcctcttctaccttctggaccataaagttgtctgcaaggcaagtgaggaatttgttggactttgtactcttggatgagtttgttttccagcagatatcggaataattgaaatcgcccatgactactatatctcttctttgtgcctgtttggtcagctgttgacagaaggcttcatcaagtccttcatcctgactcggaggtctgtagtagacacccacaacaagatctttttgagtcccggttcccttgattcttatccagatgctttctagctggtttcccagattacagtcttgcatttcttctgcaacgtaactgtttttgacatataaagctactccccctcctctcctttttgttctatttctgtgaaagaggttatagccctcaatggctacattccagtgatgggagtcatcccaccaggtttcagtgatgcctatgacatcgtatgtgtggtgctgtgctaagagttggagttcgtcttgcttatttcccatgctctgagcgttggtgtaaagacatgtaagcccctgtgacctccccttgagctgtttatttgggattattgtgctctccgtacttggtccttgctgtgtttgtgcaaccctccgtttagccttttggcggttccctgtggttgtgggtaatacagtgttcgccaggctgttgttcccctcccccagtggatctagtttaaagtgcgcctgatgaggtttgtgagtctgtgtgcaaaaagatgttttcctgcttgtgtgagatgcaccccatcacttgccaataggccatcctcctggaagagtagaccatggtcaaggaagccaaaatgctcctcttggcaccattttctgagccagttattgacctgtactatttttccggcccttgtagagccgtgtcctacaacggggaggagggatgaaaagatcacatgtacattatacagttttagctttgttcccagagctcgaaaatcatttgtgatcttttgaaaagtatgcctagcggtgtcattggtacctacatgaatcaacataaggtggggagggtgatggggctttaggagcctgctgagcctctgagtgatatggtgtatttttgcccccgggaggcagcatgtttctcgagccatcccatccggtctggaaatgatggcttccgttcctctaaggagggagtcacctactaccaagacctgtttcctttgaggattgaccgggtcccttttgtgcaagacagtgtgtatgtcccctgaagagtgttcctgttgaagtgaatcatgcaggtgtaaagtgttgtcctcctcctcaacatccccagtgcattcatcaatgacaatccattgagatacatccgagagcccattactctcccaaggatgttcctgttgctcctggtctacgattggggatggagcatttgcatgattacataagtgtgaatgtggtgatgcactgtccccgtccgggctatcccctgcgcattgatcaagggtggcccactgagtggtatctaagaaactgtggtcctccacaagatgtgtttcctgattgtatgttaatggtgttagaatttcaaatctgttgtgtaaatgcagctg contains:
- the atp5mf gene encoding ATP synthase subunit f, mitochondrial, translated to MADRPVPLQEKRLLDVKVGQLPSWLATRDYTPLGIARGIQGGYDRFVAKYIDVRRGGIGGIAMMLTGYVIISYIWNYKHLKHDRWRKYH